In Myxococcales bacterium, a single genomic region encodes these proteins:
- a CDS encoding response regulator gives MATKVMVVDDSMVIRAQATAALGHAGFEVIQACDGQDALERLVETPDLALIVCDVNMPRVNGIQFLEAMAKGERRVPTVMLTTEGKQALITRAKELGAKGWIIKPFKEAMLVAAVRKLTAAAA, from the coding sequence ATGGCGACGAAGGTGATGGTGGTAGACGATTCGATGGTCATCAGGGCGCAGGCGACGGCGGCCCTCGGACACGCGGGCTTCGAGGTGATTCAGGCGTGCGACGGTCAAGATGCGCTTGAGAGGCTCGTCGAGACCCCCGACCTCGCGCTCATCGTTTGCGACGTCAACATGCCACGGGTGAACGGCATTCAGTTCCTCGAGGCGATGGCAAAGGGTGAGCGACGCGTGCCGACGGTCATGCTCACGACGGAGGGCAAGCAAGCGCTCATCACGCGGGCCAAAGAGCTCGGCGCGAAGGGTTGGATCATCAAGCCGTTCAAGGAGGCGATGCTGGTGGCGGCCGTGCGAAAGCTGACGGCAGCGGCCGCCTAG
- a CDS encoding chemotaxis protein CheX, with product MDEQVAIEAVTNMLVSCATALFAEYGLSIGEPVGPGDQPTTSLPGETLGGIVGYTGDRIRGSVSVLTLPSVLSRTLPPSVHPDERAFCDWIGELANMLLGRLKNRLLRTGLSLEMAVPVSARGTGLTVSISPGTVWRCHTFHTAAGPIVVRFDAVFDAGFVFAFDGGAQAEGGYMTEGECLLF from the coding sequence GTGGACGAACAAGTCGCCATCGAGGCGGTGACCAACATGCTGGTGTCGTGCGCGACCGCGCTCTTCGCTGAGTACGGCCTCAGCATCGGCGAGCCGGTCGGGCCCGGCGATCAGCCGACGACGTCACTGCCTGGCGAGACCCTCGGGGGCATCGTCGGGTACACGGGCGATCGCATCCGAGGCTCGGTGTCGGTGCTCACCTTGCCAAGCGTGCTCTCGCGCACCCTGCCGCCTAGCGTCCACCCCGACGAGCGGGCCTTCTGCGACTGGATCGGCGAGCTCGCGAACATGCTGCTCGGTCGCCTGAAGAACCGGCTTCTGCGGACGGGACTGTCGCTGGAGATGGCGGTGCCGGTGTCGGCGCGAGGTACCGGGCTTACGGTCTCGATTTCGCCAGGCACCGTTTGGCGTTGCCACACGTTTCACACCGCCGCCGGGCCGATCGTCGTGCGTTTCGACGCGGTCTTCGACGCCGGTTTCGTGTTCGCGTTCGACGGCGGAGCGCAGGCCGAGGGCGGCTACATGACCGAGGGCGAGTGCCTGTTGTTCTAG